The Bifidobacterium actinocoloniiforme DSM 22766 genomic sequence CAGGTGATGGATGTAACCCGTCATGGTCTGCTGGGTACCATTCACGGTGTACTTACCGGTGGTCATGTAAGGCAGGGAGAAGACGGTTGTCTCGGCAGGTGTGTAATGATTCAGGCTTACGGGATGAGCAACCTCGGACAGCTCATAGTAGTGCGTGCCAGTTGCTTCGAGCGGCAGGACATCAGCGCTGGTAGCCGGGGCGCTGCCTTGACCCTGAGCCCAAGCCTTCCAGCTTGCGGCGTCAACAGGATCTGTGGCCGGTGCCTTCATCCAGATACCGACAGCTGGATTACCGCTGGCCAGGTTGGCAATCTTACCGTTTGCGTCAGTAACACCGGCCCAGGTTTTGCCATCTACATAGTTGTAGTTTTTATTAGCGCCACCGTTAGGGTTCATATCACTCGGGTTATGCGAACCGGTAGCCACAATCTCACGCAGCTTGAACACAACGCCAACTCCCACAGCGGTACCAGGCTTGGCGTCCAAGGACGAACCAGTGGCGGCATTACCCGCGGCGTTAGCCAGGTACTTGGTCAGAGTGACCTTGTCATGCTCGCCTGCAGCTGGGTCAACCGAAGTGGAGAACTCGTCATCAGCCGAAATGGTGTCAGGGTCAGCAGCGTGGGCACCAGGCGCGGCAACCAGGAAAGCCGCCGCGGTGGTGAGCACCGCCACTAGGAGGCCAAGCAGTCTTGCAGCAAGACTACGGCTCCCAGTCTTATCGTTTTGAATACGCATTGAATGCGCTCCTTTTCTCTTACCTTATCTATAGTGCAGGTCCAACCGATAGTTCCCCATCTTTCACCGCCACGATGCAAGATTGCAGTCAGTGCCGGTTAGACCCCGCGCAAGTTTGATTATACGCATAGCCTAGGCAAAAGGGCAAATAAAAAGAGCCACAGGAAGCCTACTGCTGTAATGGGTTTGTAACTACGCTCCTGTGATTACCCGCAGCCTGGCACGCCTGGACGCCGTCAAATGCAACTCACGAATTCAAGCCTTCGCCGCTCCGCGATGCTTCCAGAGGCATGCGCCGCCGAAAACCAGCAGCCAAATCAGGCCGCAGACGGCGGACGCTCGCGTGTCCTGCGCCAGGAAGAGCGAAGCGTAGACGAACACGAAGAAGGCGATGGCCAGCGAGCCAGTCCACCGGTAGGCCGGCATGAGGAAACCATCCGCCACGAAGTCAGCTGAAGCGCGGTAGCGGCGGTGGGTCACGATCAGCAAGACATAGATGAAAATAATCACCGCGGAGGACGCTGAGGCGAACAGGACGAACGCGGACGAGAATCCCGGCAGCGAGCGCAGGACGGGTGACAAGAGGATGAGCAAGCCGGACACCAGGATGGCCCTAGCCGGCACATGGCCCCGCTTGGAGATGACGGCCAAGGAGCGCATGGCAGGGTTCTCAGCCGAGCCGGCCAGTTGGAAGAGGTTGCGGCCGGCCGAATAGAGCAGGGAGTTCAAGGCCGAGGCCGCGGCCGTTATCACGACGAAGAAGACCAGCGCGGCCGCCCAGTCCAGCCCGGCGTATCGGAAGACCATCACGAAGGGGGAGGCGAACGTCCCGTCCGACTTGGGCTTGAAGGTGCGCCAGGGGACGATGAGCATGATGGCGACCAAAGCGCCCACATAGAAGATCAGCACGCGCACAATAATCTCGTTGATGGCCTTAGGCAGGACCTTGCGCGGATTCTGGGTCTCCGAGACCGTGACGCCAACGAATTCGATCATCTCGTAGGCGAAGAAGACCATTTGGAAGCTCATGAAGAAGGAGAGCCATCCATTCGGTGCCAAGGAGAAACCGTTCAGGATATTGTCAATGCCCGCGTGGCCAGCCGGGGAGGCGGGCTCGGAACCGGACATGTGGATTTCCGGATAATGGAAGCCTATGATCACCATGACCACGGCGGTGGCGATCATGCCCACAATCAGTGTGATTTTAATCATCGAGAACCAGAACTCGGCCTCGCCGAACACGCGCACCGCAATCAGGTTGATGGCCACCATGGCCAGCAGGAAGGCCAGCTCAATCAGGAAGCGCCAGGAGGACAGGTCGATGCCGAACGTGTTGAAGAACGTGACGAAATAGGTGCCTACGGCGGTCAGCTCGGACATGCCTATGAGAATCAGCACGATCCAGTAGGACCAGCCAGCGAAGGAGCCCCAGCCCGGGCCCAGGTAGCGCGAAATGAACGCGATGAAAGTGTGCTGGTCGGGGTCGGCGTACATCAGCTCGCCAATCGCCCGCATCAGCAGGAACATGATGAGGCCTACTGCTATATAAACGAAAATGATCGATGGACCGGTCAGAGCGATTGACTTGCCCGAGCCAAGGAAGAGGCCGGTGCCAATTGTGCCGCCGATGGCGATGAACTGCACGTGACGCTTGCTCAAGCCACGCTCCATCTGGTTGCCTGCACCAGGCCGCTGACCGGCGCCATCCGTGGATTCGGCCGCAGCCTGCCAGGAGGCCGAGGTCTGCTGATTGTCTTCGTCTGAATTTCGCATAGGACACCTATCGTAACTCCCCATCTGGGACGAGCGGTAGGGGCATCCATCCAGCGAGACGGAGAGCGCGGGCCGGCGCGGGCCTGGCTAGACTGGCGGATGGACTTTCCTAAGCCAGGGCCCACAAGGTTTGGCGGGCGGACAGCGTCAAGCGGGCGACGGGACGGCGAACAACGCCTCGCGCGGCCGGTGTAAGCGAGCAGTGACCATGAACCGAAAGCAGGAAGCGCGAGCGCGATGAACAAGCAGGATGCCCCGAATCATCAGAACACTGCGGGGCCGATAACAGCACAGGCAGCGACAGGGGCGGAAGGAAAGAGGGCCAGCGGTGCTCTGCAACGCACCCTCAAAAACCGCCATATCCAGCTGATTTCGCTCGGAGGGGCCATCGGCACTGGCCTCTTTTACGGGTCCAGCGAGTCGATCAAACTGGCCGGGCCGGCGATTCTGCTGGCGTATCTGATTGGTGGGGCGGCCATTTTCATGATTGTGCGGGCCCTGAGCGAAATGAGCGTGGAAGACGCCCAAGCCGGCGCTTTCTCCTACTACGCGAGTCGCTACTGGTCCAAGCGCGCGGGCTTCGTCTCCGGCTGGAACTACTGGCTCAACTACATTCTGGTTTCCATGGTGGAGCTGGCCGTGGTGGGTTCCTTCGTCAGCTACTGGTTCCCCGCGATTCCAGCCTGGGTTTCGGCCGCCGTCTTCCTGCTGGTGATCACCGCGGCCAATCTGATGGGGGTGGCCCGCTTCGGCGAATTCGAATTCTGGTTCGCGACCATCAAGATAGTAGCGATTATCGCGATGATCATAGGCGGCGCTGCGGTAGTCATCATGGCCCTGCCTACCACGGGCGGTATGCGCGCTTCCTTCTCCAACTGGTTCAACGACGGCGGGTTCTTCCCCACCGGGCTGCTGCGACGCGGGCCCGGCGGGCAGTGGACCGGGCTGCTCATGGCCCTGACCATGGTCATGTTCAGCTTCGGAGGCACTGAGCTGATTGGCATCACCGCCGGGGAGACCGCTGATCCGCGCAAGACCATACCGCGCGCCACCAACGACATCATCTGGCGAATCCTGGTCTTCTATATCGCCGCCCTGGGCGTCATCATGGCCGTCGTGCCCTGGCGCTCGATCGGTCAGCCGGATGCGCGGGGAGTGGTGACTAGCCCGTTCGTGCAGATTTTCGATTCGGTCGGCGTGCACGCGGCCGCAGGCATCCTCAATTTCGTCTGCCTGACTGCAGTGATGAGCGTGTACAACTCCGCCCTCTACTCCAACTCCCGTATGCTCTACTCCTTGGCCCAGCAAGGCAATGCGCCCAGCTACCTGGCCCGGGTCTCGCGCGGGGGCGTGCCCTACGCGGGAGTGCTCACCTCGGCCGCGATCACCGCTCTAGCGGTTCTCGTAGTCTTCCTCTGGCCGCGATTCGCCTTCAACTATCTGATGAGCGTGGCCACGATCGCCACCTTAATCAACTGGACCATCATCATGATCACCGAAATGAAGTTCCGCAAGGCCGTGGCCGCTGGACGCGGGCCTGGGGCGCTGGCCGGCAGAACCGGCCAACCGGCCCTGAACGCTATCGCCTTCAAACTCCCCTGGCCGCGCGTGACCCCCTGGGTCCTCCTGGCTTTCATGGCCCTGGTCGTAGCGCTGATGTGCTTCTCTCCGTCCTACCGCGTCGCCGTCATCATCGGCCCCATCTGGCTGGCCGCCCTGGTGGCCGCCTACCAGCTCACCATGCGGAGGAAGCGCTAGGCGGTCTTTCGTTCCACCACCCATATCCTGCTATGTGAAAACCGCTCGTACGTCGGCTTGTAGCCAGGGCGGCAGGCGTTAACAGCCACATTGAGGTATCCGGCGGCCGCACCTTCTAATCCCCGGTCGCACGGACCGTGGATTGGGGGGGGGAGCGACTGGGAACCAACCTCATAGGGAAAGACAAGCGCCCCTAGGAATCCCTGCCTGCTCGGATTGGTTTCAAAGACGCTGTCCTGCCCCGAATCCCGCGACGGAAGAGGCCAGCCCAGGATTTTCGGGGGTTTTAAGGATCGGAACGGGTGAAAACGGGAGTGGGAAAGCCCTTCGCCCGCTTATTGGCGGAAGGACGTAACACACTAGCGGCAAGGATGCGGTATAGTGTAGGGCACATTACAAGTCACAGAAGAGGTCGCTGAGCTCATCAGTAGCCAGGTGGAGGCGTTGCGGCGCCGGTGAAACCTGGCGAAAGGGTGGTCAGCCGAAACGTCCAGGAGCCGCTGAGCCTGGGGGTTGGGACTGGGTTCAACAAATCCAGGACTGTCGCAGCGGATGCGCTGCGGAGCGCTATGGACGGTTCATGCGTTAGCCTCAGTCGACGGTTGCCCGGAGGCTTCGCGCCCCCAGCACTACGGCTGCGGTTTTCGTCGTTTTCACGCTCCTTCTTACGTATTGCAAGGAGGATGACTCATGGCCCAACAGGAAGCATCGGGCAATTCAAGCGGAACTGCCGGCTCGTCGGGGGTGCAGCGCAATTTGAAGGCGCGCCATGTCTCGATGATCGCCCTGGGCGGGTGCATCGGCACCGGCCTGTTCATGACATCCGGGTCCACCATCGCCAAAGCAGGCCCCGGCGGCGGTCTGGTGGCCTACGCGGCCATGGGCATCATGGTCTACGCCCTGATGACCAGCCTGGGCGAGCTGGCCACCCACCTGCCGGTCTCCGGCTCCTTCGCCACCTACAACGCCCGCTACGTGGACCCGGCCCTAGGCTTCGCCATGGGCTGGAACTACTGGTTTAACTGGGCGATTACGGTGGCGGTGGACATCTCGACCGCAGCCCTCCTGATCCAATACTGGCTGCCCAATACGCCAGGTTGGATTTGGAGCCTGCTGGTCCTGGTCATAGTCTTCACCATCAACGCGCTGACGGTCTCGGCCTTCGGGGAGACCGAGTTCTGGCTCTCGCTCATCAAGGTCCTGACCGTCATCGTCTTCCTGGTCGTCGGCTTCGCTATGATCTTCGGCATCATGTTCCACCCCGCCGTGGGCCTGCGGAACTTCACCTACAAGGGCGGGCCCTTCGTGGGCGGCTTCCCGGCCATCCTCTCCGTCTTCCTCATCGCGGGCTTCTCCTTCCAAGGCACCGAGCTAGTGGGCGTGACGGCCGGCGAGTCGGACAACCCGAGCAAGGCCGTGCCCAAGGCCATCAACGAGGTGTTCTGGAGGATCCTCCTCTTCTACATCCTCTCCATCTTCGTCATCGCCGCCCTGATCCCCTACACCTCCCCCAACCTGCTGAGCGCGGCCGACGGCGATATCGCCATGTCGCCCTTCACTCTCGTCTTCCAGCGGGCGGGCCTGGCCAGCGCGGCTTCAGTCATGAACGCGATCGTGCTCACCTCGGTGCTCTCCGCAGCCAACTCAGGCTCCTACGCCTCCACCCGCATGCTCTACGCCCTGGCCAGGGACCACTACGCGCCCCAAATATTCGCGCGCACCACCAAGCGCGGCATCCCGATGGCCTCGCTGATCGCCACTACAATCGTGGCCCTGGCCACCTTCGCCACCTCGATCTTCGGCCAGCAGGTCTACATGTGGCTGGTGGCCGCCTCGGGCCTGACCGGGTTCATCGCCTGGCTCGGCATCGCCATCAGCCACTTCCGCTTCCGCCGGGCCTTCGTGCTCCAGGGGCACAAGGTCTCCGAGCTCAAGTATCACGCCAAGCTCTTCCCCCTGGGCCCTATCTTGGCCCTGGTCCTGTGCCTGGTCGTGATCGCCGGGCAGAACATCGAAGCCTTCATCCAGTGGAATTGGCAGGAAATCGGCGTGACATACATATCGGTCCCGCTCGTGCTCATCCTCTTCTTCGGATATAAGATTAAGCACCATACCAAGCTGATTCCCTTGAAAGACATCGACGTATCAGCGGCACAGACAGGTGTGGAAGAGCATGAAGCAGCAGAGCAGGTCCAGGGCTAAAGCAAGCGACGACCCCCAGGGCGGGGCGGGCGCAGGGGGCGGCAACGCCGTGCAACGCTCCCTGCGCACCCGCCACATCTCGATGATCGCCTTGGGCGGGTGCATCGGCACCGGCCTGTTCATGACATCCGGGTCCACCATCGCCAAAGCAGGCCCCGGCGGCGGTCTGGTGGCCTACGCGGCCATGGGCATCATGGTCTACTTCCTGATGACCAGCCTGGGCGAGCTGGCCACGTACATGCCGGTTTCCGGCTCCTTCGCCTCGTACTCCGCCCGGTTCGTGGACCCGGCCCTAGGCTTCGCCATGGGCTGGGATTACTGGCTGAATTGGACCATCTCCGGGGCGGTGGACATCTCGACCGCAGCCCTCCTGATCCAATACTGGCTGCCTAACACACCGGGTTGGATTTGGAGCCTACTGGTCCTGGTCATAGTCTTCCTGATCAACGCGCTCGCGGTCTCGGCCTTCGGGGAGACCGAGTTCTGGCTCTCGCTCATCAAGGTGGCAACGATCATCGTCTTCCTGGTGATCGGCTTCGCCATGATCTTCGGCATCATGTTCCACCCGGCCGAAGGCCTGCGGAACTTCACCTATAAGGATGCGCCGTTCGTGGGCGGGCTGCCGGCCATCATGTCGGTCTTCCTGATCGCGGGCTACTCCTTCCAGGGCACCGAAGTGGTGGGCGTGACCGCTGGAGAGTCCAAGGACCCAAGCAAGGCCGTGCCCAAGGCCATCAACGAGGTGTTCTGGAGGATCCTGCTCTTTTACATTCTCTCCATCTTCGTCATCGCCGCCCTGATCCCCTACACCTCCCCCAACCTGCTGGGCGCTTCGGACGCGAATATCGCCATGTCGCCCTTCACCCTGGTTTTCCAACGGGCCGGGCTGGCGGGGGCTGCCTCGGTCATGAACGCGGTGGTCCTGACCTCGATTCTCTCCGCGGTCAACACCGGCGCCTACGCCTCCTCGCGTATGCTCTACGCCCTGGCCCAGGACCACTACGCGCCTAAGATCTTCGCCCACACCACCAAGCACGGCATCCCGATGGCCGCACTGATCGCAACGGTATGCATGTCGCTAGCTACCTTCACCACTTCGATTTTCGGCCAGTCCTTCTACCTGTGGCTGGTGACCGCGACCGGGCTGACCGGTTTCATCGCCTGGATTGGCATAGCCCTGAGCCACTTGCGCTTCCGCCGGGCCTTCAAACTCCAGGGGCATGACGTGAGCGAGCTCAAGTACCACTCCAGGCTCTACCCTCTGGGCCCTCTCCTGGCGATGGCGCTCTGCCTGATCGTCATCGCCGGACAGGACATCC encodes the following:
- a CDS encoding amino acid permease; protein product: MRNSDEDNQQTSASWQAAAESTDGAGQRPGAGNQMERGLSKRHVQFIAIGGTIGTGLFLGSGKSIALTGPSIIFVYIAVGLIMFLLMRAIGELMYADPDQHTFIAFISRYLGPGWGSFAGWSYWIVLILIGMSELTAVGTYFVTFFNTFGIDLSSWRFLIELAFLLAMVAINLIAVRVFGEAEFWFSMIKITLIVGMIATAVVMVIIGFHYPEIHMSGSEPASPAGHAGIDNILNGFSLAPNGWLSFFMSFQMVFFAYEMIEFVGVTVSETQNPRKVLPKAINEIIVRVLIFYVGALVAIMLIVPWRTFKPKSDGTFASPFVMVFRYAGLDWAAALVFFVVITAAASALNSLLYSAGRNLFQLAGSAENPAMRSLAVISKRGHVPARAILVSGLLILLSPVLRSLPGFSSAFVLFASASSAVIIFIYVLLIVTHRRYRASADFVADGFLMPAYRWTGSLAIAFFVFVYASLFLAQDTRASAVCGLIWLLVFGGACLWKHRGAAKA
- a CDS encoding amino acid permease, giving the protein MNKQDAPNHQNTAGPITAQAATGAEGKRASGALQRTLKNRHIQLISLGGAIGTGLFYGSSESIKLAGPAILLAYLIGGAAIFMIVRALSEMSVEDAQAGAFSYYASRYWSKRAGFVSGWNYWLNYILVSMVELAVVGSFVSYWFPAIPAWVSAAVFLLVITAANLMGVARFGEFEFWFATIKIVAIIAMIIGGAAVVIMALPTTGGMRASFSNWFNDGGFFPTGLLRRGPGGQWTGLLMALTMVMFSFGGTELIGITAGETADPRKTIPRATNDIIWRILVFYIAALGVIMAVVPWRSIGQPDARGVVTSPFVQIFDSVGVHAAAGILNFVCLTAVMSVYNSALYSNSRMLYSLAQQGNAPSYLARVSRGGVPYAGVLTSAAITALAVLVVFLWPRFAFNYLMSVATIATLINWTIIMITEMKFRKAVAAGRGPGALAGRTGQPALNAIAFKLPWPRVTPWVLLAFMALVVALMCFSPSYRVAVIIGPIWLAALVAAYQLTMRRKR
- a CDS encoding amino acid permease; this encodes MAQQEASGNSSGTAGSSGVQRNLKARHVSMIALGGCIGTGLFMTSGSTIAKAGPGGGLVAYAAMGIMVYALMTSLGELATHLPVSGSFATYNARYVDPALGFAMGWNYWFNWAITVAVDISTAALLIQYWLPNTPGWIWSLLVLVIVFTINALTVSAFGETEFWLSLIKVLTVIVFLVVGFAMIFGIMFHPAVGLRNFTYKGGPFVGGFPAILSVFLIAGFSFQGTELVGVTAGESDNPSKAVPKAINEVFWRILLFYILSIFVIAALIPYTSPNLLSAADGDIAMSPFTLVFQRAGLASAASVMNAIVLTSVLSAANSGSYASTRMLYALARDHYAPQIFARTTKRGIPMASLIATTIVALATFATSIFGQQVYMWLVAASGLTGFIAWLGIAISHFRFRRAFVLQGHKVSELKYHAKLFPLGPILALVLCLVVIAGQNIEAFIQWNWQEIGVTYISVPLVLILFFGYKIKHHTKLIPLKDIDVSAAQTGVEEHEAAEQVQG
- a CDS encoding amino acid permease, coding for MKQQSRSRAKASDDPQGGAGAGGGNAVQRSLRTRHISMIALGGCIGTGLFMTSGSTIAKAGPGGGLVAYAAMGIMVYFLMTSLGELATYMPVSGSFASYSARFVDPALGFAMGWDYWLNWTISGAVDISTAALLIQYWLPNTPGWIWSLLVLVIVFLINALAVSAFGETEFWLSLIKVATIIVFLVIGFAMIFGIMFHPAEGLRNFTYKDAPFVGGLPAIMSVFLIAGYSFQGTEVVGVTAGESKDPSKAVPKAINEVFWRILLFYILSIFVIAALIPYTSPNLLGASDANIAMSPFTLVFQRAGLAGAASVMNAVVLTSILSAVNTGAYASSRMLYALAQDHYAPKIFAHTTKHGIPMAALIATVCMSLATFTTSIFGQSFYLWLVTATGLTGFIAWIGIALSHLRFRRAFKLQGHDVSELKYHSRLYPLGPLLAMALCLIVIAGQDIPSMASLNWSHMAMTYFSVVLVLVLYLGYKFINHTKIVKLKDMDVSGTDVIPGHRNQTTDIPV